The Scomber scombrus chromosome 22, fScoSco1.1, whole genome shotgun sequence genome has a window encoding:
- the kera gene encoding keratocan, translated as MAPLLSLLCILYLVGPVISQDMPYEEYMAQLQACPKECRCPPNFPRAVYCDNRGLTSVPKMPPHTWYLYLQNNLIEGLSAESFRNATQLRWLNLNRNKITSEGVEEGALNAMPHLAHLYMDDNLLSSVPSPLPASLEHLRLSRNRISKIPAGVFLGLDKLNLLDLQGNKLMDDAVTEVSLKGLSNLVQINLAKNQLSNMPLGLPPTTTQLFLDGNNIEKIPAGYFKGLPKMAFLRLNHNKLESSGVPKNVFNVSSMLDLQLSHNQLTEVPLIPSGLEHLLLDHNKIKSVSGSNICPVAVEAVDDSVNDSVPRLRYLRLDGNDIKPPIPRDVILCFRLLRSIVI; from the exons ATGGCACCTCTTCTGAGCCTTTTATGCATCTTGTACCTGGTCGGGCCAGTTATCAGCCAGGACATGCCTTATGAAGAATATATGGCCCAACTCCAAGCTTGTCCTAAAGAGTGTCGCTGCCCCCCCAACTTCCCTCGTGCTGTCTACTGTGACAATAGAGGCCTGACGAGCGTCCCCAAAATGCCTCCACACACATGGTATCTCTACCTGCAGAACAATCTAATCGAAGGGCTGTCTGCAGAATCCTTTCGTAATGCCACACAGCTGCGCTGGCTGAACCTGAACCGCAACAAAATCACTAGTGAGGGAGTGGAAGAAGGTGCACTGAATGCAATGCCTCACCTGGCCCACCTGTACATGGATGACAACCTCTTGTCTTCTGTGCCATCTCCCCTGCCTGCCAGCCTGGAGCATCTACGCCTCTCTCGCAATCGCATCTCCAAAATTCCTGCTGGCGTCTTCCTAGGTCTGGATAAGCTAAACCTCTTGGACCTCCAGGGGAACAAGCTGATGGATGATGCAGTGACGGAAGTGAGTCTTAAGGGTCTGAGCAATCTGGTACAAATCAATCTAGCAAAGAACCAGCTGAGTAACATGCCTCTTGGCCTACCACCCACCACCACTCAGCTTTTCCTTGATGGCAACAACATTGAGAAGATTCCTGCTGGCTATTTCAAAGGATTGCCTAAAATGGCATTTCTCAGGCTCAACCACAATAAGCTTGAAAGCAGTGGAGTtcccaaaaatgtttttaacgtCTCCAGCATGTTGGACCTGCAGCTGTCCCACAACCAGCTGACCGAGGTGCCCCTCATTCCCTCAGGCCTTGAGCACCTTCTTCTCGACCACAACAAGATCAAGA GTGTAAGTGGCTCCAACATCTGCCCTGTTGCCGTTGAAGCTGTGGATGACTCTGTGAATGACAGTGTTCCTCGACTGCGCTACCTCCGACTGGATGGCAATGACATTAAGCCACCAATTCCCAGAGATGTGATTCTGTGCTTCCGTCTCCTTAGGTCCATTGtcatctaa